The Glycine soja cultivar W05 unplaced genomic scaffold, ASM419377v2 tig00104511_1_pilon_84547_1256723, whole genome shotgun sequence genome contains a region encoding:
- the LOC114404575 gene encoding uncharacterized protein LOC114404575, which produces MEAKDSWKTDTKLQKIVDKIRINQGSYKQYTFDDTFLRRKGKVVIRADLQMKERILHHYHNNVTGGHLGDDLTYRRIKEQFYWKGLQREVRKWVLECHISFHPQIDGQTEALNKALEGYLRCVTGELPKKWTEYIALAELWYNTKFHTTVKMTPFEALYGYPPPMPNITVQGESLVEAVAYTIKTIQQITELLQDNLTKAQERMKKYVDLKRAD; this is translated from the exons ATGGAGGCCAAGGATTCATGGAAAACTGATACAAAATTACAGAAGATAGTGGACAAAATCAGGATAAATCAGGGTTCTTACAAGCAATACACATTTGATGACACATTTcttagaagaaaaggaaaagtggtaatcagagcagaTCTGCAAATGAAAGAAAGGATCCTGCATCACTACCACAACAATGTAACTGGAGGACATTTAGGGGACGATCTAACATATAGGAGGATTAAAGAACAATTTTATTGGAAGGGATTGCAGAGGGAGGTTAGGAAGTGGGTGCTGGAATGCCATAtct CCTTCCACCCTCAAATTGATGGACAAACAGAGGCATTAAACAAGGCTTTAGAAGGATACTTGAGGTGTGTTACGGGTGAATTACCTAAGAAATGGACAGAATATATAGCCTTGGCAGAATTATGGTATAACACTAAGTTTCATACAACTGTAAAGATGACACCATTTGAAGCACTATATGGCTACCCTCCTCCTATGCCAAATATTACAGTACAAGGAGAATCATTAGTAGAAGCAGTAGCTTATACGATAAAAACCATACAACAAATAACAGAGCTTCTACAGGATAATTTAACAAAGGCTCAGGAGAGGATGAAGAAGTATGTTGATCTCAAAAGGGCAGACTAA